Below is a window of Sinorhizobium meliloti DNA.
CAATGATGAAGGCGCTCCCGATGCGGTCGTCGCCTGCGCCGGCGATGTGCCGACCATGGAAGCACTGGCCGCCGTCATGATCCTGCGCGAGGCATTTCCAACGCTCAGGCTGCGCGTCGTCAACGTCGTCGATCTCATGGCGCTGCAGGCCCCCAGCCAGCATCCCCATGGCGTGGCGGATGACTTCTTCGACCGGATGTTCACAACCGACAAGCCTGTCATCTTCGCCTATCACGGCTATCCTGCGCTCATTCACCGGCTGACCTACCGCCGCACCAACCACGCCAACTTTCATGTCCATGGCTATCAGGAGGAAGGGACGACCACGACGCCGTTCGATATGACCGTGCTCAATGGACTCGATCGGTTCCATCTTGCCAAGGCGGTGGTCGAGCGTGTCCCTTCGCTCGCCGCGGCGCGGGAAGAATTCGCCTGTGCCATCGAGGGCAAGCTCTCGGAGCACCACGTCCACATCCGCAAGAATGGTGAAGATTTGCCGGAGATCAGGAACTGGCGATGGCGGACATCCGACGCGTCGTGACGACGGCAATCAAGCGGCCGAGTTTGATCTGCGTCAAGTTGGATTTTCCCGGCAGTCGTACATTTAAGGTCATGGTTTAGCGAACGTGAGGAGAGGCGAAATGGCGACACTGCGGACGTTCCTGCTGGCAGGCACACTGCTTATGCTCAGCACGCCGGGCTTTGCCGAAGAAGCGCATCATCCCGATCCCACAGCCGGACAGGCGAGTGAAGGAGCCGTCCAGCAGGCTCCTGCAGCGAGCCCGAGCGCCACCATGCAGAGCGGCATGATGTCCGGCGACATGATGGGCGGTATGATGCGGATGATGATGGGCGCACAAGATCCCATGGGGATGATGGCCTGTCAGGCACCGATGGGGCAGGCCGCCATGGGTGCGATCGCCCAGATGATGGCCCCCGAACACATCGAGGGGCGCATCGCGTTCCTGAAGACGGAGCTCAAGATAACCCCCGAGCAGGAGCCGTTGTGGAACGCCTTCGCCGAAACTCTGCGAGCCAACGCCCGCGGTCCACGGGATGGGATGATGCAGATGTCTGGTGGGATGGCCGGGGCGGGTGAGGCAGCCGCGACCCCGTTGCAGCGTCTGGACCTGAGAGAAAGCGCCCTGGCCGGACGGCTCGAGGGAATACGCAAGCTGAAAGCCGCCCTCGTTCCTCTCTATCAGTCACTCGAGGGCGCGCAGAAACAGATAGCTGACAGGCTGCTTGTGCCCCCAATGATGGGGATCATGTAACCCAAGCGGGCAGGGAGGTAATTCCAGTGAGCAGCGAAACGCAACCAAGTTTACATCACAACGCCAGTACCGGAGGGCCAGCAGGTTTCTGGCGCTCGAAAACCGCAATCGCGCTGAATCAAGACGTAAGTACATCGAGGAAATCGGCAAGTGCTGTCGCGGCGACGCTTTATTTCTGAGGCGCCGGCATCCCCGGTGACTATTAACGTGATACCGGAACCGGTTCGTGTCGCGCCTTGTGATTGACGAAGACCATTATGCCCACGGCGTGTACAAATTGGATGCCGGTTCACACTCTAGTCCAAAGCCCACGCATGCCTGCCTAGATCAGTGTCGCGGTAAAGCCGTGATAACCATTTCATCTGGACCGGTGGACACCATCGTCATGCGCCCCTCGTGTGATGCGTACTGCACCGAGCTGGTTGCCGCTCTGGGCTTCGAAATCACCTCTGAGCGCCTTCAACGCGTAGCGTTCCTGATTGATTTCGTCCGCTGTTCGGAAGCCCAGCCTGCGCAGGATCGGCAGAGGCGGATACCACCCCTGAAAAGCGTGCTGGAAGAGGAAACCCGTCACGATCGCCGGCAATGCCAGCCACCGTCGATCCTCCGTGGCCGCCAGCATTGTCCCGCGAATGCCAATGTGGAAGCGTTCGCCTCGAGGGCTCGCTCGATGTCCCACTCCCGGTCAAGAACTCCGCTAGCCTAGTGTCGATCTGGTCGGGACGAGTTTCGTAGCGGGCGAGCCTCTCCTCCATTTGCAGGCGCAGACGTCGGTTGATTTCGTCGGATGTCTGGGCGCTTACCCGGTTCGCTGTCGTGGCCATCGTTGTTTCTCCTCTCCCGCCGGGAACCCCAGGGAAAGCACAAAATTCCCGACCTGATCTTGAGTGCTTATTAAAATACATTATATTATATTAAATATTAATGTGGAACTCGGAGTGAGCCATGCCTATCACTGCAATATCCGACAAACTTTCGGTATCGCCGCAGCTAAGTGTCGAGGACATCCCATCGCTGCGCGACAAGGGATTCAAAACACTGATCAACAACCGGCCGGACAACGAAGACACCTTTCAGCCGAACACGCAGGCGGGAAGGCAGGAAGCGAAACACTGCAGCTTGGCTTACGCGTTCATCCCGGTCACGGCCGACACGATCACCGAGGCGGACGTGCGTGCTTTCCAGCGCGCGGTCGATGAGTCGAATGGGCCTGTTCTGGCGTATTGCCAGACCGGCAGGCGTTCCTTAGACCTCTACCTCATTGGTGAGGTTCTTGACGGCCGGATGTCTGCCGATGAGGCCGTCGTGTTCGGACGCAGCCGCGGCTTCGACACTTCTTCCGCTGCAGTTTGGCTGGAGAGACATGCCGCGCGCCGGCCGCAGGTGAAGGGTTTCTTCGACAAGCGCACGTGGAGCGTCCAGTACGTGGTGTCCGATCCCGCGACCCGCAAATGCGCCATCGTCGATCCCGTACTCGACTTCGACGAAAGGGCCGGTGCAACGGCAACCATCAACGCCGATGCGATCCTCGACTACGTCCGGGACAATGATCTGACCGTCGAATGGATCCTCGACACCCATCCGCATGCCGACCACTTTTCGGCGGCCCAGTATCTGAAGGAGAAAACCGGCGCGCAAACAGCTATCGGCGAGCGCGTCGTCGATGTCCAGAAATTGTGGCAGAAAATCTATAACTGGCCGGGGCTTGCTACCGACGGCTCCCAATGGGACCGACTGTTTGCCGATGGTGAGGACTTTAAGGTCGGTTCCATCGAAGCGAAAGTGCTGTTCTCACCGGGACATACGCTTGCCTCGATCACGTACGTCATCGGCGACGCGGCCTTCGTGCACGACACGCTCTTTTTGCCCGACAGCGGGACTGCGCGAGCCGATTTCCCCGGTGGTGATGCCCGCATTCTGTGGACGTCGATCCAGGACATTCTCGCGCTCCCGGACGAGACGCGGATCTTCACCGGCCACGACTACCAGCCGGACGGTCGGGCGCCGCGCTGGGAAAGCACGGTGGCTGATCAGAAGAAGTTCAACCCGCATCTGGCCGGCGTGACGGAAGAAGAATTCGTGGCTCTCAGGACGAAGCGCGACAAGACGCTGCCAGTGCCGAAGCTCATCCTGCATGCCCTGCAGGTGAACATCCGCGGCGGGCGACTGCCGGAGCCGGAAGCCAATGGCAAGCGCTACCTCAAGCTTCCGCTCGATGCATTGCAGGGAGCTGCCTGGGAATGACAACTGATCTGAAAGCAATGTTGAAGGCAGGATTGTCTTCGGCGGAGATGGCCAGCCGTGCCGGAGAGGTGGCAAGCCTCCTGAAGACGCTGTCGCATCCCGCACGCCTGATGATCGTCTGCACGCTTGCGGAAGGCCAGTATTCGGTGGGCGAGCTTGAAGAGAAGCTTGATGTCCACCAGCCGCATCTGTCGCAGCACCTGACGGTGCTGCGCGGCTCGGGAATCGTCGAGACGCGGCGGGACGGGAAGCAGATCTTCTATTCCCTGACGGAGGAGAAGGCGGCCCAACTGGTTGCTGCCCTCTATGACATCTTCTGCGTGAAGGAGGAGAAATGAGCACCTATTTCGCCTCATTGGCTGGCGGCATACTGATAGGCGCATCTGCCGTCATGCTCTTGCTCCTTAACGGGCGGATCGCCGGGATCAGCGGTATCGTCGGGCGTCTCGCTCAGCGCGTTTGCCTGACGACCAATCTTGCCTTTGTGCTTGGCCTGCTGCTCGGGCCGCTCGCCTACCTACTGGTGTTCGGCGGCTGGCCGACGGTGGAGATCACGGCAGGCTGGCCGCTGATCATCCTCGCCGGACTTCTCGTGGGCTTCGGCTCGCGCATGGGCTCGGGCTGCACCAGCGGGCACGGCGTGCTCGGGCTTGCTCGCCTCTCTCCGCGCTCCATGGTGGCGGTTGCCACCTTCCTGACGGCCGGCGCGGTCGCCGTGGCAGTTTTTTGAGGTGTCGGACTATGAACAGGAACATCTATCAGCTCGGAGCGGCTCTCGCCTCCGGTATCGTCTTCGGCTTTGGCCTGTCTCTATCGGGCATGCTGAACCCGGTCCGCGTCCAGGGCTTCCTCGATGTCTTCGGCACATGGGATCCAAGCCTTGCCTTCGTTCTCGGCGGCGCTGTCGTCGTTGCCTTTATCGGCGTGCAGGTGATGAAGCGGATGCGCCATCCGGCCTTCGACGACCATTTCCATGTGCCGACGAATCAGAGGATCGACGCGCCGCTGATCATCGGCTCGGCCCTGTTCGGCCTGGGCTGGGGCATCGGCGGCTTCTGCCCCGGTCCGGCTCTCGCGTCCCTGTCGACAGGCATTCCCCAGACAGCATTGTTTGTAATTGCCATGCTGGTCGGCATGACCTTGTACGACAAAGTATGGAGCAAAGGGACGTGAGCACCTCGATCCTCGCGGCAGTTGGCTCCGGCGGGATCGTCGGCTTCATGCTCGGTCTGCTCGGCGGTGGCGGCTCAATCCTCGCCACGCCGCTGCTTCTCTACGTCGTCGGAGTGACGCAGCCGCACATTGCTATCGGAACGGGTGCGCTTGCGGTCTCGGTGAACGCCTTCGCGAACTTTGCCAGCCACGCGATCAAGGGGCACGTCTGGTGGCGGTGTGCCGCCGTCTTCTCCACGCTCGGCGTCGTCGGCGCGCTTGCCGGCTCCAGCCTCGGCAAGGCGATTGACGGCGACCGCCTGATCTTCCTGTTCGGCATCCTGATGCTCGTCGTTGGCGTCTTGATGCTGAAGCCCCGGAAGCCGGCGGCGGTCGAATGTCGTCCTGTCGACCTCAGAATGTGCCTCGCCACCGCTGCCATGGCACTCGCCGCCGGCGCTGCATCCGGCTTCTTCGGTATTGGCGGGGGCTTCCTGATCGTTCCCGGCCTGATGCTGGCGACGGGCATGCCGATGATCAACGCGATAGGCACCTCGCTCCTCTCCGTCGGTGCGTTCGGATTGGCGACCGCCCTGAACTATGCGAGTTCAGCCCTGGTGGACTGGTGGATTGCCGTCGAGTTCATCGGGGGTGGCCTCGTAGGCGGCTTGCTCGGGATGCTACTCGCCACACGGCTCAGCGCCCACAAGAACATCTTGGACCGCTTGTTCGCCGCGGTCATCTTCGTAGTCGCTGCCTACATCCTGTACCAGAGCGCACGGCAGGCCGGGGCGCACCAAAGCATCCTCGATCCTCAAGTGGTCTTCGGCGGTGCTCACGCCGGGAGCTGACCAGGCAGCCGTTCCGCCGCGACGCGTTCTCGCAGGCTCTGTAGCCGGCACCAGGATAACGGCACAGTCGCGCAGCGCCGATGCGTTGGCATAGATCATGCGAAATTGAACGGTGAGCGCCAGTTCAAACGGTGGAATCGATGATCGCCGCCGAGGTCTTGACGTGATGCACTATAGTCAGCGCATGAAACCATGGGAGGTGGGATGCGTGAACTTGTGTTCGCACTTGTCGCTTTGACGTTCGATATATCGGGCACCGCTGCCGAGGAAGCTCTTGTCTTCCATACGGCACAATTCCAAGACGCCAGCGTCAGCCTAGGACTCGTCAGCAACAGGATGGCTGAACGGCCCGGATTCGACTACGACGTCATCATCTCGCTTTCACAGACCAATGCAGTTAGCGGCAGGGTTTACAAAGATCCGGGAAAGCATCGGGCATTGGTTAAGTGCGGCAATCCGGCCAAAGTGTCGGTCAGAGGTGTCGATTACATGGTACCCATATCCGGTGCCGGAGGAGATTGGAAGGCGGACCTGTGGAGGGCTGTCTGCGAGACTCCTGTGTTGTAACCCGATCGCATGTCCCCCTGCGAAATCGGTTCGCTCGCAGCAGATGCTAGACATCTAATGGCAGCGTCGCCCGGCAGAGCGGCTGAGGTCAAAGACATCCACGGGGCGGGCGGAAGCGGACTCTGCAGCCGCCCTACAAGTGGATGAGATCACGAGGTAGGCGTCGAGCGACTTCGCAAGTGTTTCAAGGCGCTGCGCCACGTTTACCACATCGCCAATGACCGTGGACTCGCTGTGGCAGCCGCTGTCCTGCACGCCGCCGACCGTGCCGTAATGCAGTCCGATTGCAGCAACGAGGGCGGGATAGCCGTTCCAAAAGCCGTGACTTCTCCAGTCGCTAAGCGTGTCGACCAGATCGAGAGCGCATGCAAGTGCCCGGTCCGCATCGTCCTCTGTCGGCCGCGGCCGGGTCCGAACACTGCCATTACCCCGTCGCCGATGAACGTGTGTACCGTCCCGCCATGGTCAAAGATGCTGCGCGACGAACTGACGGTACAGCAAGCACGAAGGCCAACTCGCGGGAAGTGGCGGTTTCCGTAAAGCTTGTAAAATCGCGAAGATCTACGAACATTATCGCTGCATTGCGGCGCTGGAGCCGAGCGCCTGACCCCGTTCCTGCAGTTCCGAGACGATCAGCGGGGAGAAGAACCCGGAGAGATTTTGCCGCCGTCGATCCGCCTCGAGGGCTTCATTGCGCGTCCGGTCGTGATCCCTCGCAAGCAGGTAGATCGCAAAGGCGGGAAAGCCGAAGCTGACCGTCAGGCCGAGGTCATGGTTGAACAAGGAAGCGAATAGTGAAATGGCGTCGGCGGTGTGGTGCCTGGCTGCCGTGATCGCCAGCATGGCCACGCAGGCGATGAGGACGATGCCGGAAAACACCAGCACGAGACGGCGCTCGAGCTGGAGGCCGGTGTGATTGAGCAGGATGAAGGCGACGACCAGGCTGGTGGGTGGCGAGGTTGTGGTTCTCGGTGACCGGGCCGGCAAGAATGTGCGCGTACAGGATTAAGGCGACGAGAAGCGCGTCGAGTACGACGAAGAGCGTCTTGAGCCAGGAGCGCCCAGGAACATATCGGGCGGTCGCCACTGCAGCGATGCTGATGGCCAGATAGCCAACGATGACGACCGAGTGGGTGCCTTCCGCCCCTGCATTGCCGCCCAGCAGGAAATTCGCGACCAGGATCGCGAATGCGACGAACCGCAAGATGATCGAGCGGAATTCCCTTGCGAAGTCCCATTGTGGGTGAAGCGAAAACGTCATGTCCTACCGCAGGGAGGAGGGAGATGCTTCCCCGGTCTTCGGACGAAGCGAGGGGAAGGGACGCGGCCGAATGCTGGGCCGCGTCCCGACGTTTGCTTACTTGACCTGCGTCACGGTCAGCTTGCCGTTTACGCGCTCGGCGACGAACTCGACGTTCGCGCCTTCCTTCAGCTTATCCAGCATCGCGTCGTCCTGGACGCGGAACACCATCGTCATCGCCGGCATTTCGAGGCTCTTCAGCTCCTCGTGGATGAGCGTGACCTTCTTGGCCTTCGCGTCGACTTTCTTGACGGTTGCCTTTGTGAACTCCTGCGCCAGCGCGCCGTAGGCTGTTCCGAGCGCGAGCGCAGAGGCGAGCGTGAGTTGGATGAGGCTTTTCATGTTGGACTCCTTTCAATGATCACTTCTTGGCAACGGTGACGTCGCCGTGCATGCCGGCGTCGTAGTGGCCGGGTACGAGGCAGGCGATCTTGAACGTGCCGTCGTTCGTGAACTTCCAGATGATCTCGCCGGATTCTCCGGCGGCGAGGCGGATGGCGTTCGGATCGTCGTGCTCCATCTCCGGGAACTTCTCCATCACCGCCTTGTGCTCCATGATGTTGTCTTCCTGATCGAGCACGAACTCGTGGTCGAGTTCGCCTGCGTTCTTGATCGCAAAGCGGACGGTTTGGCCCTTGCGGACATTGAAGGTCGATGGCGTGAAGATCATCTTGCCGTCGTCCGTCTCCTTCATCGTGACCTCAATCGTCCGGGTGGCGTTTGCTTTCCTGCCGGGCTCGCCTACAGCCAAGGCCTCTTCGTGCCCGCCTGCGTGATTGCCGCCGGCGAACGCCGGCGTGGCGAGCGCGGCGACGAGAAGTCCGAAGATTTGAGCTTTCATTGTGTGGTCCTTAGGTTGGTTGAACATCGGCATGCTGGATCAGCCGTGGTTCTCATGTTTCGGCGTGATCTGGGTCTTGGAGTCCTTGGCTTTGGTCGCGTCAGGAACTTCGCCCGTCCACTCCCAGGCCTGGGTTCCGGGCGGGTTTTCGTACCAGCCGGGATCGGCGTAATCGCCCGCCGAGATGCCCTCGCGCACCTTGACGACCGAGAACATGCCGCCCATCTCGATAGGGCCATGCGGACCCCAGCCGGTCATCATCGGGATGGTGTTCTCGGGGATTTCCATTTCCATCTCGCCCATGTCGGCCATGCCTTTCGTGCCCATCGGCATGTACTCCGGGCGAATTTTCTTGATCTTCTCGGCGACCTTCGATTTGTCGACGCCGATGAAGGTCGGGATGTCGTGTCCCATGGCGTTCATCGTGTGGTGCGACTTATGGCAGTGGATCGCCCAGTCGCCC
It encodes the following:
- a CDS encoding cupredoxin domain-containing protein translates to MKAQIFGLLVAALATPAFAGGNHAGGHEEALAVGEPGRKANATRTIEVTMKETDDGKMIFTPSTFNVRKGQTVRFAIKNAGELDHEFVLDQEDNIMEHKAVMEKFPEMEHDDPNAIRLAAGESGEIIWKFTNDGTFKIACLVPGHYDAGMHGDVTVAKK
- a CDS encoding YeeE/YedE family protein, coding for MNRNIYQLGAALASGIVFGFGLSLSGMLNPVRVQGFLDVFGTWDPSLAFVLGGAVVVAFIGVQVMKRMRHPAFDDHFHVPTNQRIDAPLIIGSALFGLGWGIGGFCPGPALASLSTGIPQTALFVIAMLVGMTLYDKVWSKGT
- the bigR gene encoding sulfite-sensing transcriptional repressor BigR, yielding MTTDLKAMLKAGLSSAEMASRAGEVASLLKTLSHPARLMIVCTLAEGQYSVGELEEKLDVHQPHLSQHLTVLRGSGIVETRRDGKQIFYSLTEEKAAQLVAALYDIFCVKEEK
- a CDS encoding sulfite exporter TauE/SafE family protein yields the protein MEQRDVSTSILAAVGSGGIVGFMLGLLGGGGSILATPLLLYVVGVTQPHIAIGTGALAVSVNAFANFASHAIKGHVWWRCAAVFSTLGVVGALAGSSLGKAIDGDRLIFLFGILMLVVGVLMLKPRKPAAVECRPVDLRMCLATAAMALAAGAASGFFGIGGGFLIVPGLMLATGMPMINAIGTSLLSVGAFGLATALNYASSALVDWWIAVEFIGGGLVGGLLGMLLATRLSAHKNILDRLFAAVIFVVAAYILYQSARQAGAHQSILDPQVVFGGAHAGS
- the blh gene encoding bifunctional sulfur transferase/dioxygenase Blh, encoding MPITAISDKLSVSPQLSVEDIPSLRDKGFKTLINNRPDNEDTFQPNTQAGRQEAKHCSLAYAFIPVTADTITEADVRAFQRAVDESNGPVLAYCQTGRRSLDLYLIGEVLDGRMSADEAVVFGRSRGFDTSSAAVWLERHAARRPQVKGFFDKRTWSVQYVVSDPATRKCAIVDPVLDFDERAGATATINADAILDYVRDNDLTVEWILDTHPHADHFSAAQYLKEKTGAQTAIGERVVDVQKLWQKIYNWPGLATDGSQWDRLFADGEDFKVGSIEAKVLFSPGHTLASITYVIGDAAFVHDTLFLPDSGTARADFPGGDARILWTSIQDILALPDETRIFTGHDYQPDGRAPRWESTVADQKKFNPHLAGVTEEEFVALRTKRDKTLPVPKLILHALQVNIRGGRLPEPEANGKRYLKLPLDALQGAAWE
- a CDS encoding Spy/CpxP family protein refolding chaperone, producing MATLRTFLLAGTLLMLSTPGFAEEAHHPDPTAGQASEGAVQQAPAASPSATMQSGMMSGDMMGGMMRMMMGAQDPMGMMACQAPMGQAAMGAIAQMMAPEHIEGRIAFLKTELKITPEQEPLWNAFAETLRANARGPRDGMMQMSGGMAGAGEAAATPLQRLDLRESALAGRLEGIRKLKAALVPLYQSLEGAQKQIADRLLVPPMMGIM
- a CDS encoding YeeE/YedE family protein, translating into MSTYFASLAGGILIGASAVMLLLLNGRIAGISGIVGRLAQRVCLTTNLAFVLGLLLGPLAYLLVFGGWPTVEITAGWPLIILAGLLVGFGSRMGSGCTSGHGVLGLARLSPRSMVAVATFLTAGAVAVAVF
- a CDS encoding copper-binding protein translates to MKSLIQLTLASALALGTAYGALAQEFTKATVKKVDAKAKKVTLIHEELKSLEMPAMTMVFRVQDDAMLDKLKEGANVEFVAERVNGKLTVTQVK